From one Mya arenaria isolate MELC-2E11 chromosome 4, ASM2691426v1 genomic stretch:
- the LOC128229799 gene encoding monocarboxylate transporter 14-like isoform X3, with product MFYFLVDGISLSFGVFYVELLEMFNSSSWATSWIVSVMLGTYLFVGPLVGALVNRFGCRTVASAGSFVAAIALFACTYAPSIESMIIVYGSSV from the exons ATGTTCTATTTCTTGGTAGATGGAATATCTCTTTCATTCGGAGTGTTCTATGTGGAGCTTCTGGAGATGTTTAACTCAAGCAGCTGGGCCACATCTTGGATAGTCTCAGTAATGCTGGGCACATACCTTTTTGTTG GTCCACTAGTCGGTGCCTTGGTGAACAGGTTTGGTTGTCGAACGGTGGCTAGCGCAGGATCATTTGTTGCGGCTATCGCGTTATTCGCCTGCACATATGCCCCCAGCATCGAGTCCATGATCATAGTTTACGG
- the LOC128229693 gene encoding monocarboxylate transporter 13-like: MDIPSVAGISGATSYEINDCKSNFSSSGRSECSIESSESFKQRMKEASSEHTISKIEDTEGGWSWIVTFAAFMFYFLVDGVSFSFGVFYVELLETFNASSWATSWIVSVMLGTYLLVGPLVGALVNKFGCRTVASAGSFVAAIAFFACTYAPSIKSMIIVYGFVGGIGIGMMYITPVVAVEEYFVKRNALAVGIAFSGCGIGTFALPPLMEYLISVYSWRGAMQIMAAIVLNGVPLGFLLQPGFVKKPANIEDKNIADGEEAMPKEDENKTGFCRFLPTFNVDLLRSPTFVLFGVFNCLCIFGYFIPFAFLPAFGQSKGFSSQKSSLLVSTIGISSTISVLISGWVSDQTWANPIFIYSVAAFVGGVATVLVPFYPSYLTLILYCIIFGICLGTLTTNEPVAVSRLVVKAKFASAFGFVSFADGFPALFGAPISGALYDKLENYVGTFFFSGFTMVLAGILTLQILWIQKLENRGKQTK, translated from the exons ATGGACATACCTAGTGTAGCGGGAATAAGCGGCGCGACCAGTTATGAAATCAACGACTGCAAGTCAAACTTTTCATCGTCAGGGAGATCAGAGTGTTCCATTGAAAGTTCAGAATCGTTCAAACAGCGCATGAAAGAAGCATCCAGTGAGCATACCATTTCAAAGATAGAGGACACCGAGGGTGGATGGTCCTGGATTGTCACATTTGCAGCCTTCATGTTCTACTTCCTGGTAGATGGAGTATCTTTTTCATTCGGAGTGTTCTATGTGGAGCTTCTGGAGACGTTTAACGCAAGCAGCTGGGCCACGTCTTGGATAGTCTCAGTAATGCTGGGCACATACCTTCTTGTTG GTCCACTAGTCGGTGCCTTGGTGAACAAGTTTGGTTGTCGAACGGTGGCTAGCGCAGGATCATTTGTTGCGGCTATCGCGTTCTTCGCCTGCACATATGCCCCCAGCATCAAATCCATGATCATAGTTTACGGGTTCGTCGGTG GAATTGGGATTGGAATGATGTACATTACACCTGTTGTAGCCGTCGAGGAGTATTTCGTCAAGCGCAATGCTTTAGCTGTAGGAATAGCATTTTCAGGGTGCGGAATCGGAACCTTTGCACTCCCACCACTGATGGAATATTTGATCTCGGTATACTCTTGGCGAGGAGCTATGCAAATTATGGCCGCCATCGTTTTGAATGGAGTTCCATTGGGGTTTCTATTGCAACCTGGATTTGTGAAGAAACCAGCCAATATTGAAGATAAAAACATTGCAGATGGTGAAGAGGCTATGCCGAAAGAGGATGAAAACAAAACTGGATTTTGCCGATTTCTTCCAACTTTCAATGTTGACTTGCTTCGAAGCCcgacctttgttttatttggagTATTCaactgtttatgcatttttg GTTACTTCATACCGTTTGCATTTTTGCCCGCTTTTGGTCAAAGTAAAGGTTTCTCATCACAGAAGAGTTCGCTTTTAGTGTCAACGATCGGAATTTCAAGTACCATATCTGTTTTGATCAGCGGATGGGTATCTGACCAGACATGGGCAAACCCTATATTCATTTATTCGGTAGCTGCCTTTGTTGGAGGCGTAGCTACTGTGTTGGTTCCATTTTATCCTTCATATTTGACCCTTATCTTGTATTGCATCATTTTTGGAATCTGTTTAG GAACATTGACAACCAACGAACCAGTAGCTGTTTCCAGGCTAGTTGTCAAAGCAAAATTCGCTTCAGCGTTTGGTTTTGTGTCTTTCGCTGATGGATTTCCTGCCTTATTTGGCGCCCCTATTTCAG GAGCTCTGTATGACAAACTGGAGAACTACGTTGGTACTTTCTTTTTCTCCGGATTCACAATGGTTCTGGCCGGTATATTGACTCTGCAAATCCTCTGGATACAAAAACTGGAGAATAGAGGAAAACAGACAAAATAA